A section of the Nitrospirota bacterium genome encodes:
- the aroF gene encoding 3-deoxy-7-phosphoheptulonate synthase, whose product MIIVLKPNATQSEIDHISERLSALGLTAHVSKGKERTIIGAIGDDRVLESLPLSIFPGVEKVMPILSPYKLVSREFKKENTVIEFENGVKIGDKKIEVMAGPCAVESAEILLQVAEAVKEAGAHILRGGAFKPRTSPYTFQGLGEQGLNYLSETKMKTGLLIVTEVMDTKEVELVAKHSDILQIGTRNMQNFRLLQEVGNYRKPVLLKRGLSATIKEFLMAAEYIMSRGNHQVILCERGIRTFEPSTRNTLDLSAVPVIKQLSHLPIIVDPSHGTGRWELVIPMAKAAIAAGADGLMIEVHLDPEKALSDGEESLKPPRFKQMMDELRKLAPAVGRTI is encoded by the coding sequence ATGATTATTGTATTAAAACCAAACGCTACGCAAAGTGAGATCGATCATATTTCCGAAAGGCTGAGCGCGCTCGGATTAACCGCCCATGTTTCAAAGGGGAAGGAACGGACCATCATCGGGGCTATTGGAGATGATCGGGTGTTGGAAAGCCTCCCTTTGTCTATTTTCCCGGGAGTTGAAAAAGTGATGCCGATATTATCCCCCTATAAATTAGTCAGCAGGGAGTTTAAGAAAGAGAATACTGTGATTGAGTTTGAGAACGGAGTAAAAATCGGCGATAAGAAGATTGAGGTGATGGCCGGTCCCTGTGCCGTGGAAAGCGCTGAAATTTTATTGCAGGTCGCCGAGGCGGTTAAAGAAGCGGGCGCCCATATTCTGAGAGGGGGAGCTTTTAAGCCCCGCACCTCACCCTACACTTTTCAGGGATTAGGAGAGCAAGGGTTGAACTACCTTTCTGAAACAAAAATGAAGACGGGCCTTTTAATTGTGACTGAAGTCATGGACACCAAAGAGGTGGAACTGGTTGCAAAACATTCGGACATTCTTCAGATCGGGACCCGAAACATGCAGAATTTCAGGCTTTTGCAGGAGGTCGGCAATTACCGTAAGCCGGTTCTCCTCAAGCGGGGCCTTTCGGCCACCATTAAAGAGTTTTTAATGGCCGCTGAATATATTATGTCCCGTGGAAACCATCAGGTTATTTTGTGTGAAAGGGGTATTCGAACGTTTGAACCTTCGACCCGAAACACCCTTGATTTATCGGCTGTTCCCGTGATTAAACAGCTCAGCCATCTTCCCATTATTGTCGATCCTTCTCATGGGACGGGAAGATGGGAATTGGTGATCCCCATGGCGAAGGCGGCCATTGCGGCCGGCGCTGACGGGTTAATGATCGAGGTCCATTTGGATCCTGAAAAAGCGCTATCCGATGGAGAAGAATCTTTGAAGCCCCCCCGTTTTAAACAAATGATGGATGAGCTAAGAAAATTGGCCCCTGCGGTGGGCAGAACAATTTAG
- a CDS encoding histidinol-phosphate transaminase, with protein sequence MKLKIPENIQKIIPYKAGKPIEELKREMGLNRIIKLASNENPLGPSPMALKAISQFKKSIFRYPDGNGYDLVLALAERLKVFPSQVALGNGSNELIELLTRAFLLPGDEVIMADLTFSLYSMMTEVAHAKVVTVPLKADRHDLGTMAAKITDRTRMIFICNPNNPTGTLLPRHEIMEFINQVSSDIVLVFDHAYEEYVTDATYSNLIGEINRHENIVILRTFSKLYGLAGLRIGYGIGSEKMIETLNKVRQPFNTNLLSQKAALAALGDEFHLRASRQNNIDGKNYLYPCFDEMRIKYVPTETNFIFFEVEKGPELFDWMLKEGIIIRHIKGKQMRVTIGKPDENKKFTLKLKQFLRLQT encoded by the coding sequence ATTAAGTTGAAAATTCCCGAAAACATTCAAAAAATCATCCCTTATAAAGCGGGCAAGCCGATTGAAGAGCTAAAGAGGGAAATGGGGCTGAACCGGATTATTAAACTTGCCTCTAACGAAAACCCCCTGGGTCCCTCTCCCATGGCTTTGAAGGCGATCAGTCAGTTTAAGAAGAGTATTTTTCGGTATCCGGATGGAAATGGCTATGATCTGGTCCTGGCATTGGCAGAGCGGTTAAAGGTTTTCCCCTCACAAGTTGCCCTGGGAAACGGTTCCAATGAACTGATTGAATTGCTCACGCGGGCATTTTTGCTTCCGGGCGATGAGGTGATCATGGCGGATTTAACTTTTTCGCTTTACTCGATGATGACCGAAGTGGCTCATGCCAAAGTCGTGACCGTTCCTTTAAAGGCGGATCGGCATGATTTAGGAACGATGGCGGCAAAGATCACCGACCGAACCCGGATGATATTTATTTGTAATCCGAATAACCCGACGGGGACCCTTCTCCCCAGGCATGAAATCATGGAGTTTATCAACCAGGTTTCGTCGGACATCGTTCTGGTCTTTGACCATGCGTATGAAGAATATGTTACGGATGCGACCTATTCTAATTTAATCGGAGAAATTAACCGGCATGAAAATATCGTCATTTTAAGGACCTTTTCGAAGCTTTACGGCCTGGCCGGTTTGAGAATCGGCTATGGGATTGGTTCTGAAAAGATGATAGAAACGCTCAACAAAGTCAGGCAGCCGTTTAATACAAACTTGCTTTCGCAAAAGGCGGCGCTTGCGGCGCTTGGGGATGAATTCCACCTGAGAGCCAGCCGGCAAAATAATATTGATGGGAAAAATTATCTTTACCCATGTTTTGATGAAATGCGTATTAAATATGTGCCAACGGAAACGAACTTTATCTTTTTTGAGGTTGAAAAAGGTCCGGAACTTTTTGATTGGATGCTTAAGGAAGGGATTATTATCCGGCATATCAAGGGAAAACAAATGAGAGTCACCATTGGGAAGCCGGATGAAAATAAAAAATTTACACTCAAACTCAAACAATTTTTGCGATTACAAACTTGA
- the pheA gene encoding prephenate dehydratase: MGNLSALRKKIDEIDDRLLEFLSQRAKVVLEVGKIKQKEKIDLHSPLREREILQRLEQKNKGPFSNEMISALFREIISASLSLEGQLKVAYLGPKATFSHLACLQKYGASAQLVPVGHIKDVFIEVEQGRAEYGVVPVENSTDGTVTHTLDMFVDSSLKITGEIFLEIHNNLISETSQIDSLKKVYSHPQPIMQSQRWIEKHLSHVQIIEVESTARAAEICLTDPTAGAIASELAAKLYGLKILARRIEDNAHNTTRFLIISKKPVSQTGKDKTSILFSIKDRTGALYEILQPFAEKKINLTKIESRPSKKKPWEYFFYLDLEGHEEDEKVKNAMETLQEKCVFFKILGSYPVGN, translated from the coding sequence ATGGGGAACTTATCCGCATTAAGAAAAAAGATCGACGAAATTGACGACCGGTTGCTTGAGTTCTTAAGTCAAAGAGCAAAAGTCGTTTTAGAAGTTGGAAAAATCAAGCAAAAGGAGAAGATCGACCTCCATTCTCCCCTCCGTGAACGAGAAATTCTCCAACGGCTTGAACAAAAAAATAAAGGTCCTTTTTCAAATGAAATGATTAGCGCCCTGTTTCGGGAAATAATCTCCGCGTCCCTTTCATTGGAAGGGCAGTTAAAAGTTGCCTACCTTGGTCCTAAAGCGACCTTTTCTCATCTAGCCTGTTTGCAAAAATACGGCGCTTCTGCGCAACTCGTTCCCGTCGGCCATATTAAAGATGTTTTTATCGAAGTTGAGCAGGGGCGGGCGGAATACGGGGTGGTTCCGGTGGAAAATTCAACCGATGGAACCGTGACCCACACCCTCGATATGTTTGTCGATTCCAGCCTGAAAATTACCGGGGAGATTTTCCTTGAAATCCACAACAACCTGATTTCAGAAACCTCTCAGATTGATTCACTGAAAAAGGTCTATTCCCATCCTCAACCGATTATGCAGAGCCAGCGATGGATAGAAAAACATCTTTCCCATGTTCAAATCATTGAAGTGGAAAGTACGGCCAGAGCGGCGGAAATTTGTTTAACCGACCCGACTGCGGGGGCCATCGCGAGCGAACTGGCGGCCAAACTTTACGGCTTGAAAATTCTGGCGAGACGAATCGAGGATAATGCTCATAATACCACCCGTTTTTTAATTATTTCGAAAAAACCAGTTTCCCAAACCGGCAAAGACAAGACGTCGATACTTTTCTCCATTAAAGACCGGACCGGCGCGCTGTACGAAATTTTACAGCCTTTTGCGGAAAAAAAGATCAATCTTACAAAAATAGAATCCCGCCCCTCCAAGAAAAAACCATGGGAATATTTTTTTTATCTTGACCTTGAAGGCCACGAAGAAGATGAAAAAGTGAAAAACGCCATGGAGACGCTTCAGGAGAAATGCGTTTTTTTTAAGATTCTCGGGTCTTATCCGGTGGGAAATTAA
- a CDS encoding FTR1 family iron permease, protein MLGTFIISWRESIEAALLVGILMVYLKKIGQNKNFIYIYAGVFSGILASLLFAYLSNKVSFLFEGAGEEIFSAVILLLAVIILTYMVVWMSDHARNLKGKIQQKVDTALERNKLWSLSFLAFTGVFREGIETVLFLWGILLQNRESVSISLALFSGTAGIVLAILMAWLFFRGFGHLDLKSFFKVTGFILLFMSAGMLVAAIGKLESAGIISPILSHLWNSSWLLDERTLFGHIISGFLGYRAKPSLMEVLSYLIYFFSIFLWLRRQNPRYR, encoded by the coding sequence ATGCTTGGAACGTTTATCATCAGTTGGAGGGAATCGATCGAAGCCGCCCTTTTGGTTGGAATCCTCATGGTTTATTTAAAAAAAATCGGCCAGAATAAAAATTTTATTTATATTTATGCCGGTGTTTTCTCTGGAATTCTCGCGAGCCTCTTATTTGCCTATCTTTCCAACAAAGTGAGTTTTTTGTTTGAGGGCGCGGGCGAAGAGATTTTTAGCGCGGTTATTTTGCTGTTGGCCGTTATCATCCTGACTTATATGGTTGTCTGGATGTCTGATCACGCTAGAAATTTAAAAGGAAAAATTCAGCAGAAAGTCGACACGGCTCTTGAACGAAATAAGCTATGGTCGCTCTCTTTTCTTGCGTTTACCGGCGTGTTTAGAGAAGGAATTGAGACGGTCCTTTTTCTTTGGGGGATTCTCCTTCAAAACCGGGAGTCTGTTTCAATTTCCCTGGCCTTATTTAGCGGGACCGCGGGCATCGTTCTGGCAATTCTGATGGCCTGGCTTTTTTTTAGAGGATTTGGACACCTTGATTTGAAGAGTTTTTTTAAGGTCACCGGTTTCATTCTTCTTTTCATGTCGGCCGGGATGTTGGTTGCCGCCATCGGGAAGCTAGAGTCCGCGGGAATTATTTCCCCAATTCTGAGCCATCTGTGGAATTCAAGCTGGCTGTTGGATGAAAGAACCCTTTTTGGGCATATTATTTCGGGTTTCCTGGGGTATCGGGCCAAACCTTCCTTGATGGAGGTTCTTTCTTATCTTATTTACTTTTTTTCAATTTTCTTATGGCTTCGCCGGCAGAATCCGAGGTATCGCTAA
- a CDS encoding cupredoxin domain-containing protein, with translation MRVLAFLAFFLFWTSISHGENIIRSTIKGQKFNPDEIHIKSDTPVVFQVTNEDSVPVEFESLDLNKEKIVWPGKTIDIPLKGLKPGVYEFFSDFGPKDLKGKIIVE, from the coding sequence ATGCGGGTACTGGCTTTTCTTGCTTTTTTCCTGTTCTGGACATCGATCAGCCACGGTGAAAATATCATCCGGTCAACCATAAAAGGTCAAAAGTTTAATCCGGATGAAATTCATATTAAATCGGATACCCCGGTTGTTTTCCAGGTGACCAATGAGGATTCTGTCCCCGTCGAATTTGAAAGCCTCGATTTAAATAAAGAAAAAATAGTATGGCCGGGGAAAACGATCGATATTCCCTTAAAAGGCTTAAAACCGGGAGTTTATGAATTTTTTAGCGATTTCGGTCCCAAAGATTTAAAGGGAAAAATCATTGTCGAATAG
- a CDS encoding transcriptional repressor produces MENEAEVFKKHIQGHQLKLTRQRQIILDTFLDMPRHVSAEELYEASVKKNAAIGLATIYRTLHLLCQSGLVQGREFGDGQTRYEVVYNHNHHDHLVCTRCGKIIEFENMDIEFLQEQVAREHSFQINSHKLELYGYCQDCQEKAPQLRAERKKGKK; encoded by the coding sequence ATGGAAAACGAAGCAGAAGTATTTAAAAAACATATTCAGGGTCACCAGCTTAAATTAACCCGCCAGCGTCAAATCATTCTGGATACGTTTCTAGATATGCCCCGTCATGTTTCCGCCGAAGAACTTTATGAAGCAAGTGTTAAAAAAAACGCGGCCATAGGGCTCGCTACCATTTATCGGACGCTTCATCTCTTGTGCCAGTCGGGTTTGGTTCAGGGGCGAGAATTTGGCGACGGACAGACCCGGTATGAGGTTGTCTATAATCACAATCATCACGACCACCTGGTTTGCACCCGATGCGGAAAAATTATCGAGTTCGAAAATATGGACATCGAATTTCTTCAGGAACAGGTGGCGAGGGAACATTCGTTTCAAATCAACAGCCACAAATTGGAACTCTATGGTTATTGCCAGGATTGTCAGGAAAAAGCGCCTCAACTCCGAGCAGAAAGAAAGAAAGGGAAAAAGTAA
- a CDS encoding cytochrome c: MLNAICLMIIGLGGILFSCTQNESRQEIVLKVQTAAPAELIQGETLYQNHCAGCHGDKASGTDKGPAFLSPIYEPNHHGDESFVLAARNGVRAHHWPFGDMPPVPNAKEEEVRQIIGYVRWLQREAHLY; the protein is encoded by the coding sequence ATGCTCAACGCAATTTGTCTCATGATCATCGGTCTGGGTGGAATACTTTTTTCATGCACTCAAAATGAATCCAGGCAGGAAATTGTTTTAAAAGTTCAAACCGCTGCCCCGGCGGAATTGATTCAGGGTGAAACTTTATATCAGAACCATTGCGCCGGATGTCACGGAGACAAGGCCTCCGGCACCGACAAAGGACCCGCCTTTTTATCGCCGATTTATGAACCCAACCATCATGGAGATGAAAGCTTTGTTTTGGCCGCCAGGAACGGGGTCAGGGCCCATCATTGGCCATTTGGAGACATGCCTCCTGTTCCGAACGCCAAGGAAGAAGAGGTCCGGCAGATCATCGGCTATGTCCGGTGGCTTCAGAGGGAAGCACACCTCTATTAA
- a CDS encoding HAMP domain-containing protein, producing the protein MVRFGLQAKVVFITVLTGVLVGGLLVSFEIYENMLKTVEIAKDRLQRDGVILQQQITEHGEKALELSKNIAILLRVSEPLNQATIQGIISSFQKKNPGFRISVTSPEGIFSADLIHKGKSADIEELSSVFSALKGEAAVSIEKTSSEELSIAASAPMILKTSGLWIVHAEWPLSQAFSFQLRKLIDKDVFISFFPLTKGKSISNLIQEKIIISPLEAILPYKKSTLQNPFFSKAEKETPSFLTYYIPLINSLGMTLGAIQFQLEKSVIFSNKGFFQYGAFILLFPLSIGTLVFVLVKYMITKPVIHLSKVARTIAEGNFNAPIPLQTSKDEIGELSSALSEMRRKIERKTTELTSLNDTLFTQKGDLITLNEELHRKNDYIESLVNTVSHELRTPMASIMGFSELLLNRKLPDDKQKKYLETIFLESKRLASILTEFLDIQKMESSDPGLVQEVLFLPEIIDRVLERFSTAIYSKHQFVKILPPFVPPVKGDKKRLFQCFMNLLSNAVKYSPQGGEVKIEITTKEKEVIAAVQDQGLGIPKEMLGKLFTKFFRVDSSDHRDIGGTGLGLALCKDIIELHGGQIRVESTEGKGSRFIVSLPFQKTAVTENQGKN; encoded by the coding sequence TTGGTCCGATTTGGCCTTCAAGCAAAAGTGGTCTTCATTACGGTCCTGACCGGAGTTTTAGTCGGAGGCCTCCTCGTTTCCTTTGAAATTTACGAGAATATGCTTAAAACCGTTGAAATCGCCAAAGACCGGCTTCAGCGCGACGGAGTCATCCTTCAACAACAGATCACGGAACATGGAGAAAAGGCGTTAGAGCTGTCGAAAAATATTGCGATCTTGCTCCGCGTTTCGGAACCCCTTAATCAAGCAACGATCCAGGGAATCATTTCTTCCTTTCAAAAGAAAAACCCCGGGTTCCGAATCAGTGTCACATCGCCCGAAGGTATTTTTTCAGCCGATTTGATTCATAAGGGGAAGAGCGCGGATATCGAAGAGCTTTCGAGTGTTTTCTCGGCGCTCAAAGGCGAAGCGGCTGTTTCTATCGAGAAAACATCCTCTGAAGAATTATCAATAGCCGCGTCCGCTCCCATGATTCTTAAAACCAGCGGGCTTTGGATTGTTCATGCTGAATGGCCCCTCTCACAGGCTTTTTCTTTCCAACTCAGGAAATTAATCGACAAGGACGTTTTCATAAGTTTTTTTCCGCTGACAAAAGGAAAATCGATTTCAAATCTCATTCAGGAGAAAATAATCATCTCCCCCCTTGAGGCCATCTTACCTTATAAAAAATCGACGCTCCAAAACCCTTTTTTCAGTAAAGCTGAAAAAGAAACGCCTTCTTTTCTTACTTACTACATCCCGCTCATCAATTCACTCGGAATGACCCTGGGAGCCATTCAATTCCAGCTTGAGAAATCGGTCATTTTTTCAAACAAAGGGTTCTTTCAATATGGCGCCTTTATTTTATTATTTCCTTTATCGATCGGAACCCTTGTTTTTGTGCTGGTCAAATACATGATTACGAAGCCGGTCATTCACCTTTCCAAAGTCGCCAGGACAATCGCAGAAGGAAACTTCAACGCCCCAATCCCTCTCCAGACATCCAAAGACGAAATTGGAGAGCTCTCCTCCGCCCTCAGTGAAATGAGGCGAAAAATAGAAAGAAAAACAACCGAATTAACCTCTTTAAACGATACCCTGTTCACTCAAAAAGGGGATTTAATCACACTCAATGAAGAACTTCATCGTAAAAACGACTATATCGAGTCTCTGGTCAATACGGTAAGCCATGAATTAAGAACCCCGATGGCCAGCATTATGGGTTTTTCCGAGCTTCTGCTGAATCGAAAACTGCCGGATGACAAACAAAAGAAATATCTTGAGACCATTTTCCTGGAATCCAAACGTCTTGCGTCAATCCTGACGGAGTTCCTCGACATCCAAAAAATGGAGTCTTCTGACCCTGGACTCGTTCAGGAAGTTCTGTTTTTACCGGAAATCATTGACAGGGTTTTGGAAAGGTTCTCAACCGCCATTTATTCTAAACATCAATTTGTAAAAATACTTCCTCCCTTTGTTCCACCTGTCAAAGGGGATAAAAAAAGACTTTTCCAGTGCTTTATGAACCTCCTTTCCAACGCAGTTAAATATTCCCCTCAAGGAGGAGAAGTCAAAATTGAGATCACAACCAAAGAAAAAGAAGTCATTGCAGCCGTTCAAGACCAGGGATTGGGCATTCCCAAAGAAATGCTCGGAAAACTTTTTACTAAATTTTTCAGGGTGGACAGTTCCGACCATCGAGATATCGGAGGAACAGGTTTAGGACTGGCGCTATGCAAAGACATTATTGAACTTCATGGCGGCCAAATCCGGGTCGAGAGCACAGAGGGAAAAGGGTCAAGATTTATCGTTTCCCTTCCTTTTCAAAAAACCGCCGTCACGGAAAATCAAGGAAAAAATTAA
- a CDS encoding response regulator, with product MKKILIADDESSLRMLVNATLEGEKFQILQAKNGHEAVLTAQLEKPDLIIMDWMMAGLSGIEALEILRKTASTTATPIIILTAKNQSADKEKAFGLGANYFLAKPFSPLELLNLVDRILREN from the coding sequence ATGAAAAAAATTTTGATTGCAGATGATGAAAGTTCATTAAGAATGCTGGTCAATGCGACTTTAGAAGGAGAAAAGTTTCAAATCCTTCAAGCTAAAAACGGGCACGAAGCCGTTTTGACGGCACAATTGGAAAAACCAGATTTAATTATCATGGATTGGATGATGGCCGGTCTATCGGGCATAGAGGCTCTGGAAATTCTGAGAAAAACCGCCAGCACAACGGCCACGCCCATCATTATCTTAACGGCGAAAAACCAGTCTGCGGATAAGGAGAAAGCCTTTGGACTGGGAGCCAATTATTTTTTGGCAAAGCCCTTTAGTCCGCTTGAACTTTTAAACCTGGTCGATCGTATTCTGAGGGAAAATTAA
- the maf gene encoding septum formation inhibitor Maf, whose protein sequence is MSHHLILASGSPRRKELLSQFGLDFETIFSNIPETEIPGEPHEAFVKRLAALKAEHIANKRKTSFVIGADTIVVLGSKRLGKPGSKEEARGMLESLSGRRHEVLTGVAVMRSGSGFIQVEAERTAVWFKKLLPSEIENYVKTPEPYDKAGSYGIQGSGASFVEKIEGDVTNVIGLPLNRLRRLLEKAGFNFPSEYDRPGLKVQAD, encoded by the coding sequence ATGAGTCATCATTTGATTCTTGCCTCAGGGTCACCGAGGCGAAAGGAGCTTTTATCTCAATTTGGATTGGATTTTGAAACGATTTTTTCGAATATTCCTGAAACGGAGATCCCGGGGGAACCGCATGAAGCCTTTGTGAAGCGTCTGGCCGCATTAAAGGCGGAACACATTGCAAACAAAAGAAAAACATCGTTTGTCATCGGCGCGGACACCATTGTGGTTTTAGGCTCCAAAAGGTTGGGGAAGCCTGGTTCAAAGGAAGAAGCGAGGGGAATGTTAGAATCGCTTTCCGGGCGGAGACATGAGGTTTTAACCGGAGTTGCTGTCATGAGGTCCGGCTCCGGGTTTATACAGGTCGAAGCTGAAAGGACGGCGGTTTGGTTTAAAAAGCTTTTACCTTCCGAGATTGAGAATTACGTGAAAACGCCGGAGCCTTACGATAAAGCCGGAAGCTATGGAATACAGGGATCCGGAGCGTCCTTTGTGGAAAAAATTGAAGGGGATGTTACGAATGTCATAGGATTGCCTCTCAACCGCCTTCGGAGGCTTTTGGAAAAAGCCGGTTTTAATTTTCCCTCAGAATACGATCGACCAGGTTTAAAAGTTCAAGCGGACTAA
- a CDS encoding TraR/DksA C4-type zinc finger protein translates to MAQKPKKENKYEEIKKELEKQKSALLAEAGVIIGGGLNPGSENYSDLGDQATAVADQNFLLRIKEREQKLLKKIDEALERIASGTFGVCESCGEQISTKRLLARPVTTLCIDCKTRQEQEEKIRK, encoded by the coding sequence ATGGCACAGAAACCGAAAAAAGAAAATAAATACGAAGAAATAAAAAAGGAACTTGAAAAACAAAAAAGCGCTTTACTTGCCGAGGCAGGTGTCATTATCGGAGGCGGTCTAAATCCCGGGAGCGAGAATTACTCTGATTTAGGAGACCAGGCGACAGCTGTCGCCGACCAAAACTTTCTTCTCCGGATAAAGGAAAGGGAGCAGAAACTTCTCAAAAAAATTGACGAAGCGCTCGAACGAATCGCGTCCGGCACTTTCGGGGTGTGTGAAAGCTGCGGCGAACAAATTTCAACAAAACGATTACTGGCAAGACCCGTTACCACCCTTTGCATTGATTGCAAAACCCGCCAGGAACAAGAAGAAAAAATAAGAAAATAA
- the gmd gene encoding GDP-mannose 4,6-dehydratase yields the protein MKKALITGITGQDGSYLAEFLLKKGYQVTGMVRRSSSEKFDRIAHLVPHLELIPGDLTDQSSLDEAIKAAQPDEIYNLAAQSFVPTSWNQPTLTAEMDAVGVTRILEAMRKQKSESKFYQASSSEMFGRVRAIPQNELTPFYPRSPYGVAKVFGHFITINYRESYHLFACSGILFNHESPRRGLEFVTRKVSHGVAKIKLGLEQKLRMGNLDAKRDWGFAGDYVQAMWLMLQQPQPDDYVIATGETHTVRELIQTAFDCVGLKWEDHVVTDPLFFRPAEVDLLIGDPSKAREKLKWSHSVSFRQLVEMMVESDLKKIKDSE from the coding sequence ATGAAGAAAGCGCTCATTACGGGAATTACCGGCCAGGATGGTTCTTATCTCGCCGAGTTTCTCCTCAAAAAGGGATACCAGGTGACCGGAATGGTCAGAAGATCAAGTTCGGAAAAATTCGACCGTATTGCTCACCTCGTCCCCCACCTGGAACTCATTCCAGGCGACTTAACCGATCAATCTTCGCTCGATGAAGCCATCAAGGCCGCTCAACCTGATGAAATCTACAATCTGGCGGCGCAGTCTTTTGTTCCAACCTCATGGAATCAGCCGACTTTAACAGCCGAAATGGATGCTGTCGGGGTGACCCGCATCCTGGAGGCAATGAGAAAACAAAAATCGGAGAGCAAATTTTACCAGGCTTCAAGCAGTGAAATGTTCGGAAGGGTTAGAGCCATTCCGCAAAACGAGCTGACGCCATTTTACCCTCGATCTCCTTATGGCGTGGCAAAGGTCTTTGGTCATTTTATTACCATTAATTATCGCGAAAGTTACCACCTGTTCGCCTGTTCAGGAATCCTGTTTAACCATGAATCCCCCAGAAGAGGGCTGGAATTTGTGACCCGTAAAGTTTCTCATGGCGTCGCCAAAATCAAACTGGGGCTTGAGCAAAAGCTCCGGATGGGAAATCTCGATGCCAAAAGAGACTGGGGATTTGCGGGAGATTACGTCCAGGCCATGTGGTTAATGCTTCAGCAGCCCCAACCGGACGACTATGTCATTGCAACCGGCGAAACCCACACCGTCCGTGAACTCATTCAAACCGCCTTTGACTGCGTCGGGCTGAAATGGGAGGATCACGTCGTCACCGATCCTCTCTTCTTCCGTCCCGCAGAAGTCGATCTCCTCATCGGAGACCCCTCTAAAGCCAGGGAAAAATTAAAATGGAGCCATTCTGTTTCTTTTAGACAACTCGTCGAAATGATGGTAGAATCTGATCTTAAGAAAATAAAGGATTCTGAATAA
- the ccmA gene encoding heme ABC exporter ATP-binding protein CcmA: MSIRGIELSKSYHHYQVLKQVSFEIKEGTCFALFGPNGAGKTTLLRILATLSRPSSGEFEMLGFHGIKEKMKIRESLFLVSHGSYLYDDLNVVENIHFSLQIRGIIPTQQHIKSALDRVGIGPFAKLKSRFLSAGMKKRLSLAKAILARPKILLLDEGYSSLDERGVGILNQCIRDFNKEGATIFMTTHERVKTAEVAHQAGVLLSGRLKEIPVKVLLGADALF, translated from the coding sequence ATGTCGATTCGAGGAATTGAGTTAAGTAAATCCTACCACCACTACCAGGTTCTCAAACAGGTCTCTTTTGAAATTAAAGAGGGTACCTGTTTCGCTTTATTTGGACCCAACGGCGCCGGGAAAACAACCCTTCTTCGCATCCTGGCGACCCTGTCGCGACCCTCTTCGGGAGAATTCGAAATGCTGGGTTTCCATGGGATAAAAGAAAAAATGAAAATCAGGGAAAGTCTTTTTTTAGTCAGCCACGGGTCCTATCTGTACGACGACCTTAATGTCGTTGAAAATATTCATTTTTCTTTACAGATCCGGGGGATTATTCCAACCCAGCAACACATTAAAAGCGCCCTGGACCGGGTCGGGATTGGTCCGTTCGCAAAGTTAAAAAGCCGGTTTCTTTCTGCGGGAATGAAAAAACGCCTCTCCCTCGCCAAAGCCATTCTCGCGCGGCCAAAAATCCTTCTGCTGGATGAAGGGTATTCGTCGCTGGATGAAAGGGGTGTCGGAATCCTAAACCAATGTATTCGGGATTTTAACAAAGAAGGAGCGACCATCTTCATGACCACGCATGAAAGGGTTAAAACCGCGGAAGTCGCCCATCAGGCGGGAGTCCTTTTAAGCGGCCGTTTAAAAGAAATTCCGGTGAAAGTTTTACTCGGTGCCGATGCGCTTTTTTAA